From Pseudomonas hefeiensis, one genomic window encodes:
- the tam gene encoding trans-aconitate 2-methyltransferase: MTWSAKQYVTFEQERTRPARDLLAAIPPGQARSVIDLGCGPGNSTELLVEHFPGAAVRGLDSSSDMIQAARQRLPEVTFDTADIGQWDEPGPFDVIFANAVLQWLPDHATLLPSLVSKLAQGGSLAIQMPDTLHQPSHRLMREIAANGPWASQLAGAADTRTEVADASLYYSILKPHCTRVDVWRTTYHHPLAGGAAGVVEWFKGSGLRPFLDPLDEVQRGQYLEQYLNAVEQAYPALDDGTVLLPFPRVFMVATR, encoded by the coding sequence ATGACCTGGTCTGCCAAGCAATACGTCACGTTTGAACAGGAACGCACCCGTCCGGCCCGGGACCTGCTGGCCGCCATCCCGCCGGGACAAGCACGCTCGGTGATCGACCTGGGGTGCGGCCCCGGCAATTCTACAGAACTGTTGGTGGAGCACTTTCCCGGCGCCGCGGTGCGCGGCCTGGACAGTTCCAGCGACATGATCCAGGCCGCCCGCCAGCGCCTGCCCGAAGTGACATTCGACACTGCGGACATCGGCCAATGGGACGAACCCGGCCCCTTCGATGTGATCTTCGCCAACGCGGTGCTGCAATGGCTGCCCGACCACGCGACCCTGCTGCCGTCACTGGTCAGCAAACTGGCCCAGGGTGGCAGCCTGGCCATCCAGATGCCCGACACGCTGCACCAGCCGTCCCACCGCTTGATGCGGGAGATCGCCGCCAATGGGCCCTGGGCCAGCCAGTTGGCCGGAGCCGCCGATACGCGCACGGAAGTGGCCGACGCCAGCCTGTACTACTCGATCCTCAAGCCCCATTGCACCCGCGTCGATGTGTGGCGCACCACCTACCATCACCCGCTAGCCGGGGGCGCCGCCGGCGTGGTGGAGTGGTTCAAGGGCAGCGGCTTGCGACCGTTTCTCGACCCGCTGGATGAGGTGCAACGCGGGCAATACCTGGAGCAGTATCTCAACGCCGTCGAACAGGCTTATCCAGCCCTGGACGATGGAACGGTGCTACTGCCCTTCCCCCGTGTGTTCATGGTCGCAACCCGCTAG
- a CDS encoding cupin-like domain-containing protein — protein MDLQTILGKLFANAGAVGIEGVFQFVFGPQQAYWSEVRTSSRTQAGRHSSPDVIIEVAEKDFLGIMAGLANVEELFASGRLKIGGNMGLATLLPQIIEHARHGASAVEKVDMNKRYPTPPRFSEKLTASLPTQRSVERRPRSELTVQAFQARYLPHGIPVVISNALQDWPLFKLSREESLVHFAELQGITRHGDYVKKTFSTERDFRSTSMADFIASLDNPAVKGADGEPPAYMGNNILPAQLMEQINYPPYFDPSLFIPPRIWIGPKGTLTPLHRDDTDNLFAQVWGQKTFTLAAPHHREALGTWSTAPQGGLDGCDFNPDAPDYQRFPRARDVTFLRVTLEAGDLLFLPEGWFHQVESVSTSLSVNFWVNSGRGW, from the coding sequence GTGGACCTGCAAACCATCCTGGGCAAACTGTTCGCCAACGCCGGCGCCGTTGGTATCGAAGGTGTTTTCCAATTCGTGTTCGGCCCCCAGCAGGCGTACTGGTCCGAGGTCAGAACCAGCAGCCGCACCCAGGCCGGTCGCCACAGCAGCCCCGACGTGATCATTGAAGTGGCGGAAAAGGACTTTCTCGGGATCATGGCCGGCCTGGCCAATGTCGAGGAGCTGTTTGCCAGCGGACGCCTGAAGATCGGCGGCAACATGGGCCTGGCGACGTTGTTGCCGCAGATCATCGAGCATGCCCGCCACGGCGCTAGCGCGGTGGAAAAGGTCGACATGAACAAGCGCTATCCCACCCCGCCGCGCTTCAGCGAAAAGCTCACCGCCAGCCTGCCGACCCAACGCAGCGTGGAGCGTCGGCCGCGTAGCGAGCTGACGGTGCAAGCGTTTCAGGCGCGCTACCTGCCCCATGGCATTCCGGTGGTCATCAGCAATGCCTTGCAGGACTGGCCGTTGTTCAAGCTCAGTCGCGAAGAATCCCTGGTGCATTTTGCCGAGCTGCAAGGCATCACCCGTCACGGCGACTACGTGAAGAAAACTTTCTCCACCGAGCGAGACTTCCGCTCCACGTCCATGGCCGATTTCATTGCTTCGCTGGACAACCCGGCGGTCAAGGGCGCCGATGGCGAACCGCCGGCCTACATGGGCAACAACATCCTGCCGGCGCAGTTGATGGAGCAAATCAACTACCCGCCCTATTTCGACCCGTCGCTGTTCATTCCACCGCGCATCTGGATCGGCCCAAAGGGCACCCTCACCCCGCTGCACCGCGACGACACCGACAACCTGTTCGCCCAGGTATGGGGCCAGAAAACCTTCACCCTCGCCGCGCCCCATCACCGCGAAGCCCTCGGCACCTGGTCCACGGCGCCCCAAGGCGGACTGGACGGCTGCGATTTCAACCCTGACGCGCCGGATTACCAGCGCTTCCCCCGCGCCCGTGACGTGACCTTCCTGCGGGTGACGCTGGAGGCCGGGGACCTGCTGTTCCTGCCTGAAGGCTGGTTCCATCAGGTGGAGTCGGTGTCCACTTCGCTGTCGGTGAATTTCTGGGTGAATTCGGGGCGTGGGTGGTGA
- a CDS encoding glycoside hydrolase family 15 protein, with translation MANYHETQSPIENHGIIGDMRSAALVNDRGSVDFFCWPEFDSPSIFCSLLDTPDAGIFQLAPDLPHARRQQIYLPDTNVLQTRWLSDGVVVEITDMLPIGDSEDDLPVLMRKVHMTVGRATFRMRCAVRHDYARAATTARQDGDHVLFEAAQQPTLRLCSDQAMTLDCHAAMAEFTLEQGQTAEFLLGGIDDPRLTSDASAICLERTLGFWRGWIGQSTYRGRWREMVNRSALALKLLTSRKHGAILAAATFGLPETRGGERNWDYRYTWIRDASFTVYAFMRLGFVEEANAYMRFLRGRVSDCCDQPIKLNILYGLDGRLELPEVELPHLSGFGHAQPVRIGNLAYKQVQLDIFGELMDAVYLVNKYGEAISNQGWKHAVNVVDQVCDIWQDKDVGIWEMRGEKQHFLHSRLMCWVAVDRAIRLAVKRSLPAPFARWDQTRQAIYEDIWTNFWNEERQHFVQRLGSTALDGSMLLMPLVRFVSARDPRWLSTLDAIEKDLVRDGMVYRYRNDESAVDGLSGIEGSFAACSFWYVECLARAGRVEKAQLEFEQLLRYANPLGLYAEEFDSHGYHLGNTPQALTHLALISAASFLDRKLSGDKTHWQP, from the coding sequence ATGGCTAACTATCACGAAACACAAAGCCCTATCGAGAACCACGGCATCATCGGCGACATGCGCAGTGCTGCGTTGGTGAATGACCGCGGCAGTGTCGACTTTTTCTGCTGGCCGGAATTCGACAGCCCATCGATTTTCTGCTCACTGTTGGACACGCCCGACGCGGGGATCTTTCAACTGGCCCCGGACCTGCCCCACGCCCGTCGCCAGCAAATCTACCTGCCTGACACCAACGTACTGCAAACCCGCTGGCTGAGTGATGGCGTGGTGGTGGAGATCACCGACATGCTGCCCATCGGCGACAGCGAGGACGACTTGCCGGTGCTGATGCGCAAGGTGCATATGACCGTCGGCCGCGCAACGTTTCGCATGCGCTGCGCGGTACGCCACGACTATGCGCGAGCCGCCACCACGGCGCGTCAGGACGGTGATCACGTCCTCTTCGAAGCAGCGCAACAACCGACCTTGCGCTTGTGTTCGGATCAGGCCATGACCCTGGACTGTCATGCCGCCATGGCTGAATTCACTCTGGAACAAGGCCAGACCGCCGAGTTCCTGCTGGGTGGCATCGACGACCCGCGCCTCACGAGCGACGCCAGCGCAATATGCCTGGAGCGAACCCTGGGGTTCTGGCGCGGCTGGATTGGCCAGTCCACCTATCGCGGGCGCTGGCGGGAAATGGTCAACCGCTCGGCCTTGGCCCTGAAACTGCTGACCTCACGCAAACACGGCGCCATCCTCGCCGCCGCGACCTTCGGCCTGCCGGAAACCCGTGGCGGCGAGCGCAACTGGGATTACCGCTACACCTGGATCCGCGATGCTTCCTTCACCGTTTACGCGTTCATGCGCCTGGGCTTCGTTGAAGAAGCTAACGCCTATATGCGTTTTCTGCGGGGCCGGGTCAGCGACTGCTGCGATCAGCCGATCAAACTCAACATTCTGTACGGCCTGGACGGCAGGTTGGAGTTACCAGAAGTCGAGCTGCCCCACCTCAGCGGCTTTGGTCATGCGCAGCCGGTGCGCATCGGCAACCTGGCCTACAAACAAGTGCAGCTGGATATCTTCGGCGAATTGATGGACGCGGTGTACCTGGTCAACAAGTACGGCGAAGCCATTTCCAATCAGGGCTGGAAACACGCCGTCAATGTGGTCGATCAGGTATGCGATATCTGGCAGGACAAAGACGTCGGCATCTGGGAAATGCGCGGCGAGAAGCAGCACTTCCTGCATTCGCGGCTGATGTGCTGGGTCGCCGTCGACCGCGCCATCCGCCTCGCGGTCAAACGCTCCTTGCCCGCGCCTTTCGCCCGCTGGGACCAGACTCGCCAGGCCATCTATGAAGACATCTGGACAAATTTCTGGAATGAGGAACGGCAGCATTTTGTCCAGCGCCTGGGCAGCACCGCTCTCGACGGTTCGATGTTGTTGATGCCGCTTGTGCGCTTCGTCAGCGCCCGCGACCCACGCTGGCTCTCGACCCTCGATGCCATTGAAAAAGACCTGGTGCGCGATGGCATGGTGTACCGCTACCGCAACGACGAAAGCGCCGTCGACGGCCTCAGCGGTATCGAAGGCTCGTTCGCCGCGTGTTCGTTCTGGTACGTCGAATGCCTGGCCCGCGCCGGCCGCGTGGAAAAAGCCCAGCTGGAGTTCGAACAACTGCTGCGCTACGCCAACCCGCTGGGCTTGTACGCCGAGGAGTTCGACAGCCACGGCTACCACCTGGGCAACACCCCCCAGGCTTTGACCCACCTGGCGCTGATCAGCGCCGCCAGTTTCCTGGACCGTAAATTGAGTGGGGACAAAACGCATTGGCAGCCGTGA
- a CDS encoding DUF6124 family protein — MDKITSPKAENLSAYTTLDTKKLREAADRALNVHLSPAAKPDTRDGQVFSVVPGLNTESVLTSLSETLASANAMVSDLAFELGGSRRHVALGIQQLIELGTLLANRALDDIEVAESTR, encoded by the coding sequence ATGGATAAGATCACCTCCCCAAAAGCCGAAAACCTGTCCGCCTACACCACCCTCGACACAAAAAAACTCCGCGAAGCCGCCGATCGGGCGCTGAATGTTCACTTGTCTCCCGCAGCCAAACCCGACACCCGGGACGGCCAGGTATTTTCAGTGGTCCCGGGCCTCAACACCGAGTCCGTGCTGACCAGCCTCAGCGAAACCCTGGCTTCGGCCAACGCCATGGTCAGTGACCTGGCATTCGAGCTGGGAGGTTCCCGGCGGCATGTTGCGCTGGGGATTCAGCAGTTGATTGAACTGGGTACGTTGCTGGCCAATCGAGCGTTGGATGACATCGAAGTGGCAGAATCGACGCGGTAG
- a CDS encoding thioesterase II family protein: MTQLTLLCLPYSGASAMVYSRWRRKVPQWLQVQPVELPGRGARFGEPLHTDMGPLAMQLARELRPMLQAPYALFGHSLGALLACEIAHALRELGCPELVALFASGTAAPTMRADYDRGFATPKTDTELIEQLRTLNGTSEEVLANEELMALTLPVLRADFLLCGRFQPRTRAPLKCPVHVLGGTTDKASTEQLIGWRRETSGSFSVDMLAGGHFFIHEHEARVLRLIKDQLSVHHRRHGLATVARGFIPAGLRSGPENGQPRLSD; this comes from the coding sequence GTGACCCAACTGACCTTGCTATGCCTGCCGTATTCCGGCGCCAGCGCCATGGTTTACAGCCGCTGGCGGCGCAAGGTGCCGCAATGGCTGCAGGTGCAGCCGGTTGAACTGCCGGGACGCGGGGCGCGTTTCGGCGAGCCGCTGCACACCGACATGGGCCCGTTGGCGATGCAACTGGCCCGGGAACTGCGCCCCATGCTCCAGGCCCCTTATGCGCTGTTCGGCCACAGCCTGGGCGCATTGCTGGCCTGCGAAATCGCCCATGCCTTGCGCGAGCTGGGTTGCCCGGAACTGGTCGCGCTGTTTGCCTCGGGCACCGCGGCGCCGACGATGCGCGCTGATTACGATCGCGGGTTTGCCACGCCGAAAACCGATACCGAATTGATCGAGCAACTGCGCACCCTCAATGGCACCAGCGAAGAAGTATTGGCCAATGAAGAACTGATGGCCCTGACCTTGCCTGTGCTGCGGGCGGATTTTCTGCTGTGCGGGCGCTTCCAGCCGCGAACCCGAGCGCCGCTCAAATGCCCGGTGCACGTGCTCGGCGGCACCACCGACAAGGCCAGCACCGAGCAACTGATCGGCTGGCGTCGCGAGACATCGGGCAGCTTTTCGGTGGACATGCTGGCGGGTGGGCACTTTTTTATCCATGAGCACGAGGCCAGGGTGCTGCGCCTGATCAAGGATCAGTTGAGCGTGCATCATCGACGGCATGGGTTGGCGACTGTGGCGAGGGGATTTATCCCCGCTGGGCTGCGCAGCGGCCCCGAAAATGGTCAACCCAGGTTGTCAGATTGA
- a CDS encoding DUF6124 family protein yields the protein MVKITPNPPRAENLSAYTTLDTKKLRKAADRALNVHLSPAAKPDTRDGQVFSVVPGLNTESVLTSLSETLASANAMVSDLAFELEGSRRHVALGIQQLIELGTLLANRALDDIEVAEPTR from the coding sequence ATGGTCAAGATCACCCCCAACCCTCCACGCGCCGAAAACCTGTCCGCCTACACCACCCTCGACACAAAAAAACTCCGCAAAGCCGCCGATCGGGCGCTGAATGTTCACTTGTCTCCCGCAGCCAAACCCGACACCCGGGACGGCCAGGTATTTTCAGTGGTCCCGGGCCTCAACACCGAGTCCGTGCTGACCAGCCTCAGCGAAACCCTGGCTTCGGCCAACGCCATGGTCAGTGACCTGGCATTCGAGCTGGAAGGTTCCCGGCGGCATGTTGCGCTGGGGATTCAGCAGTTGATTGAACTGGGTACGTTGCTGGCCAATCGAGCGTTGGATGACATCGAAGTGGCAGAGCCTACGCGATAG
- a CDS encoding SDR family oxidoreductase, whose amino-acid sequence MQISLARQVALVTGASSGIGAGSAKALAAAGAAVVLNYHSSAGPAEALARQINETGGRAVAIGADVSNEQDVERLFAQTLDAFGALDILIANSGLQKDAAAVDMSLEDWNTVIGVNLTGQFLCARAALRIFNQQGIRQGVSRAAGKIIHMSSVHQRIPWAGHVNYAASKGGVDLLMQSLAQETSHQRIRINSIAPGAIRTAINREVTEGEQEKKLLELIPYGRVGDVEDIANAVVWLASDLSDYVVGTTLFIDGGMSLYPGFRGNG is encoded by the coding sequence ATGCAGATATCCCTCGCTCGACAGGTTGCCCTGGTCACCGGCGCCAGTTCCGGCATCGGTGCGGGCTCGGCCAAGGCATTGGCGGCGGCCGGTGCCGCGGTGGTGCTCAACTACCACTCCAGCGCCGGGCCGGCCGAAGCACTGGCCCGTCAGATCAACGAAACGGGTGGCCGCGCCGTTGCCATCGGCGCCGATGTGTCGAATGAGCAAGACGTCGAGCGGCTGTTCGCCCAGACCCTGGACGCCTTTGGTGCGCTGGACATTTTGATCGCCAATTCCGGCCTGCAAAAAGACGCCGCCGCCGTCGACATGAGCCTGGAGGACTGGAACACCGTGATCGGCGTCAACCTCACCGGCCAGTTCCTCTGCGCCCGCGCTGCACTGCGGATTTTCAACCAGCAAGGTATTCGCCAGGGCGTGTCCCGGGCCGCCGGCAAAATCATCCACATGAGTTCGGTGCACCAGCGCATCCCCTGGGCCGGTCACGTCAATTACGCAGCGTCCAAGGGCGGCGTCGATCTGCTGATGCAGAGTCTGGCCCAGGAAACCAGCCACCAGCGCATCCGCATCAACAGCATCGCGCCCGGTGCGATCCGCACGGCCATCAACCGCGAGGTCACCGAAGGGGAACAGGAGAAAAAATTGCTGGAGCTGATTCCTTACGGTCGTGTCGGCGATGTGGAAGATATCGCCAACGCAGTGGTCTGGCTGGCGTCAGACTTGTCCGATTATGTGGTGGGAACCACCTTGTTCATCGATGGCGGGATGAGCCTTTATCCGGGGTTTCGCGGCAATGGCTAA